The proteins below are encoded in one region of Streptomyces cyanogenus:
- a CDS encoding helix-turn-helix domain-containing protein, whose protein sequence is MGEPRQGAGNGNRNENDGDRTVPTTPSFPAQLRRLRQQRGLSLADLARQTHYSKGYLSKIETGAKRATVDVARRCDHVLRADGELLRLVVPPRGAEPADGNDVTGPACPYPGLSAFTPQDAGRFFGRERATAALVERLFGRVGKGPLLLVAPSGAGKSSLLNAGLVPALRRSGGFPMAGADRWPVVTLTPTAHPVDELLERTAKVLGADLDLTAARLGERPEALLAAVRARAATTPAGHRPPPPPRLVLLVDQFEELFTLCADDTERRTFARVLCTLAAPPPSPGRDPAVVVLGVRADFSGRCLDLPELAPVFTDGLYVLPPMTTAELVESITRPAELAGVTLDPGLVPLLLRDAGLTGEPGARGLPPGALPLVSHALLATWRHREAGTLTVAGYESTGGIQGAVARTAEDAFAQLYPAEQQTIRRILSRLVQVSDGAGATRRRVGRTALMTQLAGAEGAGTALDVFVRARLLTVDSDSVEITHEALLHSWPRLREWISADRAGLLIRQRLAHAAAAWEREGRDPSALYRGTRLDTVRSWAADTDGLGPLGPVEEAFLRASQAEEEAGLRRTRRQTRLRQALVATLVVLLGCALAAGGLAHRQRADALAQERLARSQALAVRSTLLAGGRPEASMLLAAEAYRTEPTATTRGALLSTQAEPFAARLGGHRGPVNTVAFAPDARLLATGSSDGTVRLWRLTGHRTAATLTVPGRIRSLAFAPDGRTLAVTATDGPVRLWPTALSAPATPLRGTGAARAVAFAPRGHTLAVAAADGAVQLWDTAGPPRRTARLTGHSGEVDALAFAPDGRTLASAGADRTVRLWDPGRARQLAVLRGHTDGVLGLAFDPDGRGLASGGVDRTVRLWDVTGRRVTATLTGHSDDVNAVAYTPDGTTVVSAGGDGTTRLWDVRSGRLVTTLAGHTDYVMSVAVDTTGTLLATGGFDQSVVLWDLRGRTLAARPFTSVSAVAYRPDGRLLATADADRTVWLWDPDPARRRGTPTTLTGGSGSVTTVAYAPDGRTLASAGSDGTVVLWDPAARRPRTVLHGHRGAVFAVAFAPDGRTLASAGADRTVRLWDVAGRRPLTVLTGHTDYVNGVAFGPDGHTLASAGDDLTVRLWDLRGRRRPATLTGHTGAVRGVAFSPDGRTLASSGNDGTVRLWDVARHRPLGSLTGHTGSVRGLAFSPDGRLLASSGTDRTVRLWEVPGRRPWATLSGHTDAVWGVAFAPDGRTVASSGTDGTVRLWDLDTRTRLAEICRLDRETDPATRRALLPGEPAPGASVCPRS, encoded by the coding sequence TTGGGGGAGCCGCGACAGGGAGCCGGCAACGGCAACCGGAACGAGAACGACGGGGACCGGACGGTGCCGACCACACCGTCCTTCCCCGCACAGCTACGACGACTGAGGCAGCAGCGCGGTCTGTCACTGGCCGACCTGGCCAGACAGACCCACTACAGCAAGGGGTATCTCAGCAAGATCGAGACCGGCGCGAAGCGCGCGACCGTCGACGTGGCCCGCCGCTGCGACCACGTCCTGCGCGCGGACGGCGAGTTGCTGCGTCTGGTCGTACCGCCGCGCGGAGCGGAACCCGCCGACGGCAACGATGTCACCGGTCCCGCCTGCCCCTACCCGGGCCTGTCGGCGTTCACCCCGCAGGACGCCGGCCGTTTCTTCGGCCGGGAGCGGGCCACGGCCGCCCTCGTGGAACGGCTCTTCGGCCGAGTCGGCAAGGGGCCGCTGCTGCTCGTCGCCCCCTCGGGCGCGGGCAAGTCCTCGCTGCTCAACGCCGGCCTGGTGCCCGCCCTGCGGCGGTCCGGCGGCTTTCCGATGGCCGGCGCCGACCGCTGGCCGGTCGTCACGCTGACCCCCACCGCGCACCCGGTGGACGAACTGCTGGAACGCACCGCCAAGGTACTCGGCGCCGACCTGGACCTCACCGCCGCCCGGCTGGGCGAGCGGCCCGAGGCACTCCTGGCCGCCGTCCGGGCCCGCGCGGCCACGACCCCGGCCGGGCACCGGCCACCCCCACCGCCCCGGCTCGTCCTGCTCGTCGACCAGTTCGAGGAACTGTTCACCCTCTGCGCCGACGACACCGAACGACGCACCTTCGCCCGCGTGCTGTGCACACTGGCCGCACCCCCGCCGTCACCCGGCCGCGATCCCGCGGTGGTCGTCCTCGGCGTTCGCGCCGACTTCTCCGGCCGCTGCCTCGACCTGCCCGAACTCGCCCCCGTCTTCACCGACGGCCTCTACGTCCTGCCCCCGATGACCACGGCCGAGCTGGTCGAGTCCATCACCCGCCCCGCCGAACTCGCCGGCGTCACCCTCGACCCCGGGCTGGTTCCGCTGCTGCTGCGGGACGCCGGACTGACCGGCGAACCCGGCGCGCGGGGCCTGCCCCCCGGCGCGCTGCCGCTGGTCTCCCACGCGCTGCTGGCCACCTGGCGCCACCGCGAGGCGGGCACGCTGACCGTCGCCGGGTACGAGAGCACCGGCGGCATCCAGGGCGCCGTGGCACGCACCGCCGAGGACGCCTTCGCCCAGCTGTACCCCGCCGAACAGCAGACCATCCGGCGCATCCTGTCCCGGCTCGTGCAGGTCTCCGACGGGGCCGGCGCCACCCGGCGCCGGGTCGGCCGGACCGCCCTCATGACGCAGCTGGCCGGCGCGGAGGGCGCCGGCACCGCGCTCGACGTGTTCGTCCGCGCCCGGCTCCTCACCGTCGACAGCGACAGCGTGGAGATCACGCACGAGGCCCTGCTGCACAGCTGGCCGCGGCTGCGGGAATGGATCAGCGCCGACCGGGCTGGCCTGCTCATCCGCCAGCGACTGGCCCACGCGGCGGCCGCATGGGAACGCGAGGGCCGCGATCCGTCGGCGCTCTACCGCGGCACGCGCCTGGACACCGTACGCTCCTGGGCGGCGGACACGGACGGCCTCGGCCCGCTGGGACCCGTCGAGGAGGCGTTCCTGCGCGCCAGCCAGGCGGAGGAGGAGGCCGGGCTGCGCCGGACACGGCGTCAGACCCGGCTGCGGCAGGCCCTGGTGGCCACCCTCGTCGTACTGCTCGGCTGCGCCCTGGCCGCCGGCGGCCTCGCCCACCGGCAGCGCGCCGACGCACTCGCCCAGGAACGCCTCGCCCGCTCCCAGGCCCTCGCCGTCCGGTCCACCCTGCTGGCCGGGGGCCGCCCCGAGGCCTCCATGCTGCTTGCCGCCGAGGCCTACCGCACCGAACCCACCGCCACGACCCGCGGAGCCCTGCTGAGCACCCAGGCCGAGCCTTTCGCGGCCCGGCTCGGCGGCCACCGCGGCCCGGTCAACACGGTGGCGTTCGCGCCGGACGCCCGGCTGCTGGCCACCGGCAGCTCGGACGGCACGGTCCGGCTGTGGCGCCTGACCGGTCACCGGACGGCCGCGACGCTCACCGTCCCCGGCCGGATCCGCTCCCTCGCCTTCGCCCCGGACGGCCGTACGCTCGCGGTCACCGCGACCGACGGGCCGGTACGGCTGTGGCCCACGGCCCTCTCGGCTCCCGCCACCCCGCTGCGGGGCACCGGCGCGGCCCGCGCGGTCGCCTTCGCCCCGCGCGGCCACACCCTCGCCGTCGCCGCCGCCGACGGAGCCGTCCAGCTCTGGGACACGGCCGGCCCGCCCCGGCGGACGGCCCGCCTCACCGGCCACTCCGGCGAGGTCGACGCGCTGGCCTTCGCCCCGGACGGCCGCACGCTCGCCTCCGCCGGCGCGGACCGGACCGTACGGCTGTGGGATCCCGGCCGGGCCCGGCAACTGGCCGTCCTGCGCGGCCACACCGACGGGGTGCTCGGCCTGGCCTTCGACCCCGACGGCCGCGGCCTGGCCAGTGGGGGAGTGGACCGGACGGTACGGCTGTGGGACGTCACCGGCCGCCGCGTCACGGCGACGCTCACCGGGCACAGCGACGACGTCAACGCCGTCGCCTACACCCCCGACGGCACCACCGTCGTCAGCGCCGGCGGTGACGGCACGACCCGGCTGTGGGACGTCCGCAGCGGACGGCTCGTCACCACCCTCGCCGGACACACCGACTACGTGATGTCCGTGGCGGTCGACACCACCGGCACACTGCTCGCCACCGGTGGCTTCGACCAGTCCGTGGTCCTGTGGGACCTGCGCGGCCGGACCCTGGCCGCACGCCCGTTCACCTCGGTCTCCGCCGTCGCCTACCGCCCGGACGGGCGGCTGCTGGCCACCGCGGACGCCGACCGCACCGTATGGCTGTGGGACCCGGACCCGGCCCGGCGGCGCGGGACGCCCACGACCCTGACGGGCGGCAGCGGCAGCGTCACCACCGTGGCGTACGCCCCCGACGGCCGCACCCTGGCCTCGGCCGGCTCCGACGGCACGGTGGTGCTGTGGGACCCCGCGGCCCGCCGCCCACGCACCGTGCTGCACGGTCACCGGGGCGCCGTGTTCGCGGTGGCGTTCGCGCCGGACGGCCGCACGCTCGCCTCCGCCGGCGCCGACCGCACCGTACGCCTCTGGGACGTCGCCGGCCGCCGCCCGCTCACCGTCCTCACCGGCCACACCGACTACGTCAACGGCGTCGCCTTCGGCCCCGACGGGCACACCCTGGCCTCCGCCGGCGACGACCTGACGGTACGGCTGTGGGACCTGCGGGGCCGCCGCCGGCCGGCCACGCTGACCGGTCACACCGGCGCCGTCCGCGGTGTCGCCTTCAGCCCCGACGGCCGCACACTGGCCAGTTCGGGCAACGACGGCACCGTACGGCTGTGGGACGTGGCCCGGCACCGGCCCCTCGGCTCGCTGACGGGCCACACCGGCTCGGTACGCGGACTTGCCTTCTCACCGGACGGCCGGCTCCTCGCCAGCAGCGGCACCGACCGTACGGTACGGCTGTGGGAGGTGCCCGGACGGCGGCCGTGGGCCACGCTCTCCGGGCACACCGACGCCGTGTGGGGCGTGGCCTTCGCACCCGACGGGCGGACGGTGGCCAGCAGCGGCACCGACGGCACGGTACGGCTGTGGGACCTGGACACCCGGACCCGGCTGGCGGAGATCTGCCGCCTGGACCGGGAGACGGACCCGGCGACGCGCCGCGCCCTGCTGCCCGGCGAGCCCGCTCCCGGCGCCTCCGTGTGCCCGCGGTCCTGA
- a CDS encoding SDR family NAD(P)-dependent oxidoreductase, protein MQIDLTGRTALVTGSTQGIGAAIAVALARAGARVGVNGRDERRVADGVASLAEQAPGAELVPVAADVSGDEGAARVAELLPHVDILVNNLGIFGAADPLEITDDEWRRYFEVNVLAAVRLTRLYLPGMTERGWGRVQYVASDSAVVIPAEMIHYGMSKTALLAVSRGFAKKAAGTGVTVNSVIAGPTHTGGVEDFVYDLVGRDLPWEQAQRAFMREYRPQSLLQRLIEPEEIAHMVVYLGSEQASATTGGALRVDGGYIDSILP, encoded by the coding sequence ATGCAGATCGACCTGACAGGACGCACCGCGCTGGTCACCGGTTCGACGCAGGGCATCGGCGCCGCCATCGCCGTAGCCCTCGCCCGGGCCGGGGCCCGCGTGGGCGTCAACGGCCGCGACGAGCGGCGGGTGGCCGACGGCGTCGCGTCGCTGGCGGAGCAGGCGCCCGGCGCCGAACTGGTGCCGGTGGCCGCCGACGTCTCCGGCGACGAGGGCGCGGCCCGGGTGGCGGAGCTGTTGCCGCACGTGGACATCCTCGTCAACAACCTGGGCATCTTCGGCGCCGCGGACCCGTTGGAGATCACCGACGACGAGTGGCGGCGCTACTTCGAGGTGAACGTCCTCGCCGCCGTACGGCTGACCCGGCTGTATCTGCCGGGCATGACCGAGCGCGGCTGGGGGCGCGTCCAGTACGTCGCCAGCGACTCGGCGGTGGTCATTCCCGCCGAGATGATCCACTACGGCATGTCGAAGACCGCGCTGCTGGCGGTGAGCCGCGGCTTCGCCAAGAAGGCGGCGGGCACGGGCGTGACGGTGAACTCGGTCATCGCGGGACCCACGCACACCGGCGGCGTCGAGGACTTCGTGTACGACCTCGTCGGCCGGGACCTGCCCTGGGAGCAGGCGCAGCGCGCGTTCATGCGCGAGTACCGGCCGCAGTCCCTGCTGCAGCGGCTGATCGAGCCGGAGGAGATCGCCCACATGGTCGTCTACCTCGGCTCGGAGCAGGCATCGGCCACGACCGGCGGGGCGCTCCGTGTGGACGGCGGGTACATCGACTCGATCCTGCCCTGA
- a CDS encoding pyridoxal-phosphate dependent enzyme, with protein MREKSSSSSGAVPWCVRPTARSWRCAPAPAEVRNFHASLPGHTPTPLTELPVLAQELGVGRVFVKDESARLGLPAFKVLGASWAVHLALAARGRGPVTLVCATDGNHGRAVARLARLHGRRAFVFVPQGMHPATVAAIAAEGAAVTRVPGPYEEAVRRADQAARAPHAVLIQDTAWEGYETIPGWIVQGYSTLCAEIDEQLAAAGAAAPGLVAVPVGVGSLAQAVVTHYRSRTTTAAPALLSVEPESAACLLASLTRDAPVDVGTGETVMAGLNCGTLSTTAWPVLRAGMDAAVAVTDADSVRAARDLAALGVSSGPCGAAALAGARAVLAGDGAGERRELLGLGPGSVVVLLNTEGAAAYPLSLPHR; from the coding sequence ATGCGCGAGAAGTCGTCGTCGTCCAGCGGGGCGGTACCGTGGTGCGTACGGCCGACCGCCCGGTCCTGGCGCTGTGCGCCGGCCCCCGCCGAGGTGCGGAACTTCCACGCCTCCCTCCCCGGCCACACCCCCACCCCGCTGACCGAACTGCCGGTGCTTGCACAGGAGCTGGGCGTGGGCCGCGTCTTCGTCAAGGACGAGTCGGCACGCTTGGGGCTGCCGGCCTTCAAGGTGCTGGGCGCGTCCTGGGCGGTGCACCTCGCGCTGGCGGCACGCGGCCGGGGGCCGGTCACCCTGGTCTGCGCCACGGACGGCAACCACGGCCGCGCCGTGGCCCGGCTGGCCCGGCTGCACGGCCGGCGCGCGTTCGTCTTCGTACCTCAGGGCATGCACCCTGCCACCGTGGCGGCCATCGCGGCCGAGGGCGCGGCGGTGACCCGGGTGCCGGGCCCGTACGAGGAGGCCGTGCGCCGGGCGGACCAGGCGGCCCGGGCGCCGCACGCGGTGCTGATCCAGGACACCGCGTGGGAGGGGTACGAGACCATCCCCGGCTGGATCGTCCAGGGCTACTCCACGCTGTGCGCCGAGATCGACGAGCAGTTGGCCGCCGCCGGGGCCGCCGCGCCGGGACTGGTGGCCGTCCCGGTGGGCGTCGGCTCGCTGGCGCAGGCCGTCGTCACCCACTACCGCAGCCGTACGACGACTGCGGCCCCGGCCCTGCTGTCGGTCGAACCGGAGTCCGCCGCCTGCCTCCTGGCCAGTCTCACCCGGGACGCTCCGGTGGACGTCGGCACCGGCGAGACCGTCATGGCCGGGCTGAACTGCGGGACGCTGTCCACCACTGCCTGGCCCGTGCTGCGCGCCGGGATGGACGCCGCGGTCGCCGTCACCGACGCCGACAGTGTCCGTGCGGCGCGGGACCTCGCCGCGCTGGGCGTCTCCTCGGGTCCCTGCGGTGCCGCCGCACTCGCCGGTGCCCGCGCGGTACTCGCCGGCGACGGCGCGGGGGAACGCCGCGAGCTGCTCGGGCTCGGCCCCGGCTCGGTGGTCGTCCTGCTGAACACCGAGGGCGCCGCCGCCTACCCGCTCTCGCTCCCCCATCGCTGA
- a CDS encoding maleylpyruvate isomerase N-terminal domain-containing protein — translation MDLFSRSWAALRTAVAALPDEDFARPSGCTGWLVRDLVCHLVIDAQDVLITLVTPTAAEPTRNAVTYWNVTGTPPTGDDPLDALTVRLAAAYGEPRLLKFHLDDVGSAAGRAAELADPEQRVGTQEMVLTVGDYLSAYVLEWTLHHLDLIAHLPYAAQPPAEGLARSRAMLEEIAGAPFPGSWSDQDALRIGTGRRAPTGMERAELGASAAKLPLVLG, via the coding sequence GTGGATCTCTTCTCGCGCTCGTGGGCGGCCTTGCGTACGGCGGTCGCCGCGCTCCCCGACGAGGACTTCGCACGGCCGTCCGGCTGTACGGGCTGGCTGGTCCGGGACCTGGTGTGCCACCTGGTCATCGACGCCCAGGACGTCCTGATCACCCTGGTGACGCCCACCGCGGCGGAGCCGACGCGCAACGCGGTGACGTACTGGAACGTGACGGGGACCCCGCCGACCGGAGACGACCCGCTGGACGCGCTGACCGTCCGGCTGGCCGCGGCGTACGGGGAGCCGCGGCTGCTGAAGTTCCACCTGGACGACGTCGGTTCCGCCGCCGGCCGCGCGGCGGAGCTGGCCGATCCGGAGCAGCGGGTCGGCACGCAGGAGATGGTCCTCACCGTCGGCGACTACCTCTCCGCGTACGTCCTCGAGTGGACCCTGCACCACCTGGACCTGATCGCGCACCTCCCGTACGCGGCACAACCGCCCGCCGAGGGCCTCGCCCGGTCACGCGCGATGCTGGAGGAGATCGCCGGGGCACCCTTCCCGGGGTCGTGGTCCGACCAGGACGCCCTGCGCATCGGCACCGGCCGTCGGGCTCCGACCGGCATGGAGCGTGCCGAACTGGGCGCCTCGGCCGCGAAACTCCCGCTCGTCCTCGGGTGA
- a CDS encoding NAD(P)-dependent oxidoreductase — MTDKLTVSVLGTGIMGAAMARNLVRAGHTVRAWNRTRAKAEPLAADGAHVAGTPAEAVEGADVVLTMLYDGAATLDVMREAAPALRSGAAWVQSTTAGLEAVGDLAGFARDHDLVFFDAPVLGTRQPAEAGRLLVLAAGPSGHRAAVTPVFDAVGVRTVWTGEDGAAGTATRLKLVANSWVLAATAATGEVLALAQALGVDPQGFFDAIAGGPLDMGYLHAKSQLILDDQLTPPQFAVATAAKDARLIVRAGEAHGVRLDVAAASAARLERAAAQGHADEDMAAAYFASFDPADRPSA; from the coding sequence ATGACAGACAAGCTCACCGTGAGCGTCCTGGGCACCGGCATCATGGGCGCCGCGATGGCCCGCAACCTCGTGCGGGCCGGACACACCGTCCGCGCCTGGAACCGCACCCGCGCCAAGGCGGAACCGCTCGCCGCCGACGGCGCGCACGTCGCCGGCACGCCCGCCGAGGCCGTCGAGGGCGCCGACGTCGTCCTGACCATGCTCTACGACGGCGCGGCCACCCTGGACGTGATGCGCGAGGCCGCCCCCGCGCTGCGCTCCGGGGCCGCCTGGGTGCAGTCCACCACCGCCGGACTCGAAGCCGTCGGCGACCTGGCCGGGTTCGCCCGCGACCACGACCTGGTCTTCTTCGACGCGCCGGTGCTGGGCACCCGTCAGCCTGCCGAGGCCGGCCGGCTCCTCGTCCTCGCCGCGGGACCGAGCGGGCACCGCGCCGCCGTGACGCCGGTGTTCGACGCGGTCGGGGTCCGTACCGTGTGGACCGGGGAGGACGGCGCGGCCGGCACCGCGACCCGGCTGAAGCTGGTGGCCAACAGCTGGGTCCTCGCGGCCACCGCGGCGACCGGCGAGGTGCTGGCCCTGGCCCAGGCGCTCGGCGTGGACCCGCAGGGCTTCTTCGACGCGATCGCGGGCGGACCGCTGGACATGGGGTACCTGCACGCCAAGTCCCAGCTCATCCTGGACGACCAGCTGACCCCGCCCCAGTTCGCGGTGGCCACGGCCGCCAAGGACGCCCGGCTCATCGTCCGGGCGGGCGAGGCGCACGGTGTGCGGCTGGACGTGGCCGCGGCGAGCGCCGCGCGTCTGGAGCGCGCCGCCGCGCAGGGCCACGCCGACGAGGACATGGCCGCCGCTTACTTCGCCAGCTTCGACCCCGCCGACCGGCCGTCCGCCTGA
- the cpt gene encoding chloramphenicol phosphotransferase CPT, whose product MTTQVILLNGGSSAGKSGIVRCLQAVLPDPWLAFGIDSLVDALPPRLRGPDGGIEFADDGGVHVGAGFRALEAAWMEEVAATARAGAGIVVDDVFLGGAASQQRWQEALAGLGVLWVGVRCDPEVAAARELARGDRAEGMAASQAQLVHLGVTYDLEVDTTHTESLACARAIAAHVG is encoded by the coding sequence GTGACGACTCAGGTGATCCTTCTCAACGGTGGTTCCAGCGCGGGCAAGTCCGGCATCGTGCGGTGCCTGCAGGCGGTACTGCCCGATCCCTGGCTGGCCTTCGGGATCGACTCGCTCGTGGACGCGCTGCCGCCGAGGTTGCGCGGGCCGGACGGCGGGATCGAGTTCGCCGACGACGGCGGGGTGCACGTCGGGGCCGGTTTCCGGGCACTGGAGGCGGCCTGGATGGAGGAGGTCGCGGCGACGGCCCGGGCGGGTGCCGGGATCGTCGTCGACGACGTCTTCCTCGGCGGGGCCGCCTCCCAGCAGCGCTGGCAGGAGGCGCTGGCCGGCCTCGGCGTGCTGTGGGTCGGCGTCCGGTGCGATCCCGAGGTCGCCGCGGCACGGGAGCTCGCCCGGGGAGACCGGGCCGAGGGCATGGCGGCGTCCCAGGCCCAGCTGGTTCACCTGGGCGTGACGTACGACCTGGAGGTGGACACCACCCACACCGAGTCCCTGGCCTGCGCCCGGGCCATCGCCGCCCACGTCGGCTGA
- a CDS encoding alpha/beta hydrolase: protein MSDAVAPVEPVLEPAAAEFAAATANPPYLFDLPPAEGRKAVDEVQSGQIDKPAVDEEWITVPGGPTGSIRTRIVKPAGTTGTLPVIVYIHGAGWVFGNAHTHDRLVRELAVGAQAAIVFPEYDLSPEARYPVAVEQNHTVAQWVVDHGADKGLDGSRLAVAGDSVGGNMAAALTLTAKERGGPALVQQVLFYPVTDANFDTPSYHQFATGYFLRRDGMQWFWDQYTTDPADRARITASPLRATTEQLTGLPPALVITGEADVLRDEGEAYANKLRAAGVPVTAVRFQGIIHDFVMLNALRGTHAAQAAIDLAVRTLHTALHTT, encoded by the coding sequence ATGTCTGATGCCGTTGCGCCGGTGGAGCCGGTGCTGGAACCCGCGGCGGCCGAGTTCGCGGCGGCGACCGCCAATCCGCCCTACCTGTTCGACCTGCCCCCGGCGGAGGGCCGCAAGGCGGTCGACGAGGTGCAGTCCGGCCAGATCGACAAGCCGGCCGTCGACGAGGAGTGGATCACCGTCCCCGGCGGCCCCACCGGCAGCATCCGCACCCGGATCGTCAAGCCCGCCGGCACCACCGGCACCCTCCCCGTCATCGTCTACATCCACGGCGCCGGCTGGGTCTTCGGCAACGCCCACACCCACGACCGCCTGGTCCGCGAACTCGCCGTCGGCGCACAGGCCGCGATCGTCTTCCCCGAGTACGACCTGTCCCCCGAGGCCCGCTACCCGGTCGCCGTCGAGCAGAACCACACCGTCGCCCAGTGGGTGGTGGACCACGGAGCGGACAAGGGCCTGGACGGCTCCCGGCTCGCCGTGGCCGGCGACTCCGTCGGCGGCAACATGGCCGCCGCGCTGACCTTGACGGCCAAGGAACGCGGCGGACCCGCACTCGTACAGCAGGTGCTGTTCTACCCGGTCACGGACGCGAACTTCGACACCCCGTCCTACCACCAGTTCGCCACCGGCTACTTCCTGCGCCGCGACGGCATGCAGTGGTTCTGGGACCAGTACACCACCGACCCCGCCGACCGCGCCCGGATCACCGCCTCCCCGCTGCGCGCCACCACCGAACAGCTCACCGGCCTGCCCCCGGCACTGGTCATCACCGGCGAGGCCGACGTCCTGCGCGACGAGGGCGAGGCCTACGCCAACAAACTCCGCGCCGCCGGTGTCCCGGTCACCGCGGTCCGCTTCCAGGGCATCATCCACGACTTCGTGATGCTCAACGCCCTGCGCGGCACCCACGCCGCCCAGGCCGCCATCGACCTGGCGGTCCGCACCCTGCACACGGCCCTGCACACCACCTGA